Proteins co-encoded in one Bacillus sp. DX3.1 genomic window:
- a CDS encoding ClbS/DfsB family four-helix bundle protein produces the protein MQTYENKEQLVQTIQSTYDKFIKEFHDISNDEKDKQILEVDRTPSQMLSYQLGWTSLLLSWEKDEMNGLKVQTPTPEYKWNNLGGLYKDFYQQYENHSIDEQINILNQQVDSIINWINTLTDKELFNPEQRDWATTKAKWPIYKWIHINTIAPFKTFRTKIRKWKRLNNY, from the coding sequence GACTATACAAAGTACATATGACAAATTTATTAAAGAATTTCACGATATTTCTAATGATGAAAAAGATAAACAAATCCTAGAAGTTGATAGAACACCTTCACAAATGCTTTCTTATCAATTAGGCTGGACAAGTCTTTTATTATCTTGGGAAAAAGATGAAATGAACGGATTAAAAGTACAAACCCCAACACCAGAATATAAATGGAACAATTTAGGTGGGTTGTATAAAGATTTTTATCAGCAATATGAAAATCATTCCATAGATGAACAAATTAATATATTAAATCAGCAAGTTGATAGCATCATTAACTGGATCAATACTTTAACAGATAAAGAATTGTTTAATCCAGAACAAAGAGATTGGGCTACTACCAAAGCCAAATGGCCCATTTACAAATGGATTCATATCAATACAATTGCACCTTTTAAAACTTTTAGAACTAAAATTCGTAAGTGGAAAAGACTAAATAACTATTAA